Sequence from the uncultured Flavobacterium sp. genome:
ACAAAGAAGCAAAAAAAGCAAGATAGCAATGCTGTAAAGAAATGCTTTAAGAATAATGGTTTTCAAAAAAGAGTATTTATTCAGCTTGACAGATCTTTCGAAAGTTATAATGATAATGCTGATGAAAATTCCAATCATTGTCCCTGGCAAAAACCTTAAATAAGCATAACCAGAACCTGCATTTGTAAAAACAGCATAAAGCAAACCTAATATTCCGCCTACAATGATTGCTTTATAAGTGAGACTGTATTTTCTATAAAAAGGTATTTTTGGCAATTCCATAACGACATTAGCTTTAGTTTGAGACGGGCTAAAAATGCAAAAAAAGTATTCTAATCAAAAGTAATACAGAACGTTAAGGATAAAAAATTATTTTTTTACTATTATAATATTCTGATAGCGAAGAAACTGTACTTCTCCACTATCAGAACTTATTATAATTATTTTTTAACTAACCAGTTTTCAACGGCTCTCGAAAAATCAGCTACATCAATTGGATGTCTGCTTGTTACTATGTTTCCGTCTGTTACAACAGTTTCTTCAAGCACGATTCCGCCAGCATTTTTCAAATCTGATTGAATGTTCCAATATCCAGTTAATTTTCTTCCTTTCAAAATATCTGCTGATGCTAATACAACTGGCGCATGACAAATTGCAGCTATTAATTTCCCTGATTTATTGAAATCCTGAACGAATTTAATAACGTCTTTGTCATATCGAAGATTATCCGGATTCCAAGCTCCACCCGGAATAAACACGGCATCATAATCACTTACTTTTATTTGATCTGCAGTTCGGTCAAATTTTATCCAGCCAACTGGTTGCAAATATTGAATTGCCATTACGTGCGTTTTTGCCATTTCAGGAAATGCAAGTCCATATCTTTCCGGAGCAGGATTGTATTTTGGAGCGACAATTTCTACCTCTGCTCCCAGTTCTCTAAAATACC
This genomic interval carries:
- a CDS encoding type 1 glutamine amidotransferase domain-containing protein produces the protein MKTINKMIVASIISVLAVANVESQVKVKTKEMKTNYSNELAVVNQLSTQSAVVNMPVTKLLDAPGNEALKAFFFTPVKDKTVLKGKKIAVLVADGFEEIELTGPVWYFRELGAEVEIVAPKYNPAPERYGLAFPEMAKTHVMAIQYLQPVGWIKFDRTADQIKVSDYDAVFIPGGAWNPDNLRYDKDVIKFVQDFNKSGKLIAAICHAPVVLASADILKGRKLTGYWNIQSDLKNAGGIVLEETVVTDGNIVTSRHPIDVADFSRAVENWLVKK